The Coffea arabica cultivar ET-39 chromosome 1e, Coffea Arabica ET-39 HiFi, whole genome shotgun sequence genome has a window encoding:
- the LOC113705280 gene encoding histone deacetylase 8 isoform X2, which translates to MDSVEAEQPEAIPSSPPSYKTELIHVFWHEGMLKHDTGKGVFDTGMDPGFLDVLENHPENSDRIRNMVSILKRGPISPFISWHVGRPAQISELLTFHTQEYINELVEADREGGKMICAGTFLNPGSWDCALLAAGTTLSAMKHIIDGCGKISYALVRPPGHHAQPNQEGFYHSDEVLTISLHMNHGSWGPSHPQSGTVDELGEGKGFGYNLNIPLPNGTGDRGYDYAMRQLVVPAVEKFKPDMLVLVIGEDSSAFDPNGRQCLTMDGYRVIGQTVRGLADKHSHGCLLIVQEGGYHVTYSAYCLHAILEGVLKIPVPLLSDPIAYYPEDEAFSVKVIESIKDYQINTVPFL; encoded by the exons ATGGATTCTGTTGAGGCAGAGCAGCCTGAAGCTATACCTTCTTCTCCTCCATCTTACAAAACTGAACTCATCCATGTATTCTGGCATGAGGGCATGCTGAAACATGACACTGGAAAAGGTGTATTTGACACAGGAATGGACCCTGGATTTCTTGATGTTTTGGAAAATCATCCAGAGAACTCTGATAGAATCAGGAATATGGTCTCTATTCTCAAAAGGGGTCCTATTTCACCCTTCATCTCTTGGCATGTTGGTAGGCCTGCTCAAATATCTGAGCTGTTGACTTTCCATACACAAG AGTACATTAATGAGCTTGTTGAAGCCGATAGAGAGGGGGGCAAAATGATCTGTGCTGGGACATTCTTGAATCCCGGGTCCTGGGATTGTGCACTTCTTGCTGCTGGCACTACATTATCTGCTATGAAGCATATAATTGATGGATGTGGAAAAATTTCTTATGCACTTGTTAGGCCACCAGGTCATCATGCTCAGCCCAATCAAG AGGGATTTTATCATTCTGATGAAGTTCTCACTATTTCTCTTCATATGAATCATGGTTCTTGGGGTCCCTCTCATCCTCAGAGTGGAACTGTAGATGAGCTTGGTGAAGGGAAAGGGTTTGGGTATAATCTGAATATACCTCTCCCTAATGGAACTGGAGACAGAGGATATGATTACGCAATGAGGCAGTTAGTTGTCCCTGCTGTTGAGAAGTTTAAGCCCGATATGTTGGTCTTGGTTATTGGCGAAGATTCAAGTGCA TTTGATCCAAATGGAAGACAATGCTTGACAATGGATGGGTATAGAGTGATTGGACAAACTGTTCGTGGGTTAGCTGATAAGCATAGCCATGGATGCCTTCTCATCGTCCAAGAAGGTGGATATCATGTCACGTATTCGGCTTACTGTTTGCATGCAATCCTTGAAGGAGTGCTGAAAATTCCAGTTCCTTTATTATCTGATCCCATTGCTTACTACCCAGAAGATGAAGCATTCAGTGTCAAGGTCATTGAATCCATCAAAGATTACCAGATAAATACTGTTCCATTCTTATGA
- the LOC113705271 gene encoding aluminum-activated malate transporter 2 isoform X2, with protein sequence MEMASENPESVGFLSRGCCWFTSFMKNLASKLVLEPARTARSLAQEDPRRIIHSIKVGLAIALVSLIYYFDPLYEGFGVSAMWAVMTVVVVFEFSVGATLGRCVNRGIGTFIGGALGVAAHRLASCFGSEIVEPIVLAASIFIFAATGTFARFFPKWKARCDYGLLIFILTFCLISVSGYRDDEVIDIALTRLSTVMIGGSAALAICILLFPVWAGEDLHHLVADNIEKLGDFLEGFGDEYFKTLEDGNVNFAKWEFRHGKFRFRHPWGEYQKIGGLIRECAFRLDSLNGYLKSEVQAPQEIREIFQESCQTMSSESSHALKNMARAIRTMTSSYVAVAKSHIAIAKSAADNLKSLLKTNSWQQTDLLQIIPVITVASLLIEVVSSTVKIADSVHQLASLARFKKISEDDASKSDQRNTERILRSPSIEGSHGLTISVE encoded by the exons ATGGAAATGGCGTCAGAAAATCCAGAAAGTGTTGGATTCTTGAGCCGTGGATGTTGTTGGTTCACGTCATTCATGAAGAATTTAGCCTCCAAATTAGTACTAGAACCAGCAAGAACTGCAAGGAGTCTCGCACAAGAAGATCCAAGAAGAATCATCCACTCCATCAAAGTAGGATTGGCCATTGCCTTGGTTTCACTAATCTACTACTTTGATCCTCTTTATGAAGGTTTTGGAGTGTCTGCTATGTGGGCTGTCATGACtgttgtggttgtttttgaattttctgtTG GAGCAACACTTGGAAGATGTGTGAATCGAGGAATTGGAACATTCATAGGTGGTGCTCTGGGAGTAGCTGCTCATAGATTAGCAAGttgttttggaagtgaaatagTTGAACCAATAGTTCTAGCTGCGTCTATTTTCATATTTG CTGCTACTGGTACATTTGCAAGATTCTTTCCAAAATGGAAGGCAAGATGTGATTATGGCCTCCTCATATTCATCTTGACATTCTGCTTAATTTCTGTCTCGGGCTATCGAGATGATGAGGTGATAGATATAGCCCTCACAAGGCTCTCAACAGTCATGATTGGAGGATCTGCTGCTCTGGCCATTTGCATTCTATTATTTCCAGTCTGGGCTGGTGAAGATCTCCATCATTTAGTTGCTGATAACATTGAAAAGCTTGGGGATTTCTTGGAAG GATTTGGAGATGAATACTTCAAAACTTTAGAAGATGGAAAT GTCAATTTTGCAAAATGGGAGTTTCGGCATGGCAAATTCAGGTTCCGTCATCCTTGGGGAGAGTACCAGAAGATTGGAGGCTTAATACGAGAATGCGCCTTTCGTCTTGACTCCTTAAATGGTTACCTCAAATCCGAGGTGCAGGCACCTCAAGAAATCCGAGAAATATTTCAAGAGTCTTGCCAAACTATGAGCTCTGAGTCCAGCCATGCCTTGAAAAACATGGCACGGGCGATTAGGACAATGACTAGTTCGTACGTTGCAGTGGCAAAATCCCACATTGCGATTGCAAAATCTGCTGCAGATAACCTCAAATCGTTACTGAAAACTAATTCTTGGCAACAAACAGATCTCCTGCAAATAATCCCGGTTATTACAGTTGCTTCATTGCTCATTGAGGTTGTCTCTAGCACTGTGAAAATTGCAGACTCTGTTCATCAACTTGCATCTCTAGCAagattcaagaaaatttctgaggACGATGCATCAAAGTCAGACCAGAGAAACACAGAAAGAATATTGAGAAGTCCCAGCATTGAAGGATCCCATGGTCTCACTATCTCTGTCGAGTGA
- the LOC113705271 gene encoding aluminum-activated malate transporter 2 isoform X1, which translates to MEMASENPESVGFLSRGCCWFTSFMKNLASKLVLEPARTARSLAQEDPRRIIHSIKVGLAIALVSLIYYFDPLYEGFGVSAMWAVMTVVVVFEFSVGATLGRCVNRGIGTFIGGALGVAAHRLASCFGSEIVEPIVLAASIFIFAATGTFARFFPKWKARCDYGLLIFILTFCLISVSGYRDDEVIDIALTRLSTVMIGGSAALAICILLFPVWAGEDLHHLVADNIEKLGDFLEGFGDEYFKTLEDGNVRDSKALLEKYKSVVNSKTIEDNLVNFAKWEFRHGKFRFRHPWGEYQKIGGLIRECAFRLDSLNGYLKSEVQAPQEIREIFQESCQTMSSESSHALKNMARAIRTMTSSYVAVAKSHIAIAKSAADNLKSLLKTNSWQQTDLLQIIPVITVASLLIEVVSSTVKIADSVHQLASLARFKKISEDDASKSDQRNTERILRSPSIEGSHGLTISVE; encoded by the exons ATGGAAATGGCGTCAGAAAATCCAGAAAGTGTTGGATTCTTGAGCCGTGGATGTTGTTGGTTCACGTCATTCATGAAGAATTTAGCCTCCAAATTAGTACTAGAACCAGCAAGAACTGCAAGGAGTCTCGCACAAGAAGATCCAAGAAGAATCATCCACTCCATCAAAGTAGGATTGGCCATTGCCTTGGTTTCACTAATCTACTACTTTGATCCTCTTTATGAAGGTTTTGGAGTGTCTGCTATGTGGGCTGTCATGACtgttgtggttgtttttgaattttctgtTG GAGCAACACTTGGAAGATGTGTGAATCGAGGAATTGGAACATTCATAGGTGGTGCTCTGGGAGTAGCTGCTCATAGATTAGCAAGttgttttggaagtgaaatagTTGAACCAATAGTTCTAGCTGCGTCTATTTTCATATTTG CTGCTACTGGTACATTTGCAAGATTCTTTCCAAAATGGAAGGCAAGATGTGATTATGGCCTCCTCATATTCATCTTGACATTCTGCTTAATTTCTGTCTCGGGCTATCGAGATGATGAGGTGATAGATATAGCCCTCACAAGGCTCTCAACAGTCATGATTGGAGGATCTGCTGCTCTGGCCATTTGCATTCTATTATTTCCAGTCTGGGCTGGTGAAGATCTCCATCATTTAGTTGCTGATAACATTGAAAAGCTTGGGGATTTCTTGGAAG GATTTGGAGATGAATACTTCAAAACTTTAGAAGATGGAAATGTAAGAGATAGCAAAGCATTATTAGAGAAATATAAAAGTGTGGTTAACTCGAAAACCATTGAAGATAATCTG GTCAATTTTGCAAAATGGGAGTTTCGGCATGGCAAATTCAGGTTCCGTCATCCTTGGGGAGAGTACCAGAAGATTGGAGGCTTAATACGAGAATGCGCCTTTCGTCTTGACTCCTTAAATGGTTACCTCAAATCCGAGGTGCAGGCACCTCAAGAAATCCGAGAAATATTTCAAGAGTCTTGCCAAACTATGAGCTCTGAGTCCAGCCATGCCTTGAAAAACATGGCACGGGCGATTAGGACAATGACTAGTTCGTACGTTGCAGTGGCAAAATCCCACATTGCGATTGCAAAATCTGCTGCAGATAACCTCAAATCGTTACTGAAAACTAATTCTTGGCAACAAACAGATCTCCTGCAAATAATCCCGGTTATTACAGTTGCTTCATTGCTCATTGAGGTTGTCTCTAGCACTGTGAAAATTGCAGACTCTGTTCATCAACTTGCATCTCTAGCAagattcaagaaaatttctgaggACGATGCATCAAAGTCAGACCAGAGAAACACAGAAAGAATATTGAGAAGTCCCAGCATTGAAGGATCCCATGGTCTCACTATCTCTGTCGAGTGA
- the LOC113705280 gene encoding histone deacetylase 8 isoform X1, with protein sequence MDSVEAEQPEAIPSSPPSYKTELIHVFWHEGMLKHDTGKGVFDTGMDPGFLDVLENHPENSDRIRNMVSILKRGPISPFISWHVGRPAQISELLTFHTQEYINELVEADREGGKMICAGTFLNPGSWDCALLAAGTTLSAMKHIIDGCGKISYALVRPPGHHAQPNQGDGYCFLNNAALSVQLALGSGCRKVAVIDVDVHYGNGTAEGFYHSDEVLTISLHMNHGSWGPSHPQSGTVDELGEGKGFGYNLNIPLPNGTGDRGYDYAMRQLVVPAVEKFKPDMLVLVIGEDSSAFDPNGRQCLTMDGYRVIGQTVRGLADKHSHGCLLIVQEGGYHVTYSAYCLHAILEGVLKIPVPLLSDPIAYYPEDEAFSVKVIESIKDYQINTVPFL encoded by the exons ATGGATTCTGTTGAGGCAGAGCAGCCTGAAGCTATACCTTCTTCTCCTCCATCTTACAAAACTGAACTCATCCATGTATTCTGGCATGAGGGCATGCTGAAACATGACACTGGAAAAGGTGTATTTGACACAGGAATGGACCCTGGATTTCTTGATGTTTTGGAAAATCATCCAGAGAACTCTGATAGAATCAGGAATATGGTCTCTATTCTCAAAAGGGGTCCTATTTCACCCTTCATCTCTTGGCATGTTGGTAGGCCTGCTCAAATATCTGAGCTGTTGACTTTCCATACACAAG AGTACATTAATGAGCTTGTTGAAGCCGATAGAGAGGGGGGCAAAATGATCTGTGCTGGGACATTCTTGAATCCCGGGTCCTGGGATTGTGCACTTCTTGCTGCTGGCACTACATTATCTGCTATGAAGCATATAATTGATGGATGTGGAAAAATTTCTTATGCACTTGTTAGGCCACCAGGTCATCATGCTCAGCCCAATCAAGGTGATGGGTACTGCTTTCTGAATAATGCTGCTCTTTCTGTACAGTTGGCTTTAGGTTCTGGCTGCCGAAAGGTTGCTGTTATCGATGTTGATGTTCACTATGGAAATGGAACTGCAGAGGGATTTTATCATTCTGATGAAGTTCTCACTATTTCTCTTCATATGAATCATGGTTCTTGGGGTCCCTCTCATCCTCAGAGTGGAACTGTAGATGAGCTTGGTGAAGGGAAAGGGTTTGGGTATAATCTGAATATACCTCTCCCTAATGGAACTGGAGACAGAGGATATGATTACGCAATGAGGCAGTTAGTTGTCCCTGCTGTTGAGAAGTTTAAGCCCGATATGTTGGTCTTGGTTATTGGCGAAGATTCAAGTGCA TTTGATCCAAATGGAAGACAATGCTTGACAATGGATGGGTATAGAGTGATTGGACAAACTGTTCGTGGGTTAGCTGATAAGCATAGCCATGGATGCCTTCTCATCGTCCAAGAAGGTGGATATCATGTCACGTATTCGGCTTACTGTTTGCATGCAATCCTTGAAGGAGTGCTGAAAATTCCAGTTCCTTTATTATCTGATCCCATTGCTTACTACCCAGAAGATGAAGCATTCAGTGTCAAGGTCATTGAATCCATCAAAGATTACCAGATAAATACTGTTCCATTCTTATGA